The Impatiens glandulifera chromosome 3, dImpGla2.1, whole genome shotgun sequence genome contains a region encoding:
- the LOC124930193 gene encoding uncharacterized protein LOC124930193, which translates to MTNQTAQKVRLVKCPKCKEILPELAAIPVYQCGGCGAFLQAKRPNHMIRERPRKDEANTISENELELSNDKEAQSSSQAAISTGRMIHPTEIENHGIEESSFDPEPEKVVDQEHTVDNEKLLANINHPEEVVPTNQQKEGNEFPDVASNQNEKQLEDVKCEVAKSAEFVQQESEESSPPSENYDESSATDENDELSPNIGITVNEEEEIDVLSKDLILKPSGDSNCTFEVSPPIKLSQETGYDEFGRECDRDANPSVIIASSEDPSPTHGTNTDLDQHPSSSDSSLSVFRLSTDTNLEPPYGLLNDQPGTIALRSVHSISSDETIGDTKIPPLDAPAAYFSYEGSVSSFDGIEDQAPPLYPQRRLHDQMRNFSSLEKDHAMECKKLHQYELPEDRRYGYPVRIPYRKTEHRSGLSTHPNNYRSFDYGSTSTCGCNDLNHNRRNFDVVNRVQYAEDKKMELLEMINELQDQLNDIHVPMENVRGKLTNGGCNTNRERRPPFYDPILAAETYSRCEVHSRKCQISRTAFSAESPYSRHQADPRTRNYSAELPPCQMGRNYRRPSRSGPQNFYRSDSSLLSSDWKYDDICHKNNNVMKNLIKDRLHSGKKQVRPTVGGAPFVVCYHCTKLLQLPTDFVVFKNKKSHRLRCGSCSHVLRFSFENDNCMLPKIQSPSGVVAPPPSEVNVQSGVRSYAESTRIRIRATKKFSTGAEFEESRAISPVVERSRNVNEKGVPSTNIEKAKPASSSTLHKLMGYSSPSQVFFRGKSTRLKQTLS; encoded by the exons ATGACGAATCAGACTGCTCAAAAAGTTCGACTGGTTAAATGTCCCAAATGCAAAGAAATTCTTCCGGAGTTGGCAGCTATTCCTGTATACCAGTGTGGAGGATGTGGGGCTTTTCTACAAG CTAAAAGACCGAATCACATGATCAGGGAAAGACCACGCAAAGATGAAGCCAATACAATCTCCGAGAACGAATTGGAGTTGTCGAATGACAAAGAGGCTCAGAGTTCGAGTCAAGCTGCGATTTCCACAGGAAGAATGATACATCCTACGGAGATTGAGAACCATGGTATTGAAGAGTCATCATTTGACCCCGAACCTGAAAAGGTAGTAGATCAAGAACATACAGTTGATAATGAAAAACTACTAGCAAATATCAACCATCCCGAGGAAGTTGTTCCTACAAATCAGCAAAAAGAGGGTAACGAGTTCCCAGATGTGGCCAGCAATCAAAACGAGAAGCAACTTGAAGATGTAAAATGTGAAGTTGCTAAGTCAGCTGAGTTTGTTCAGCAAGAAAGCGAAGAATCATCGCCGCCATCGGAGAATTACGATGAAAGTTCGGCCACTGACGAGAATGATGAATTATCACCGAATATTGGAATTACTGTCAATGAAGAGGAGGAAATTGATGTGCTATCGAAAGATCTTATATTAAAGCCTAGTGGAGATAGTAACTGCACTTTTGAAGTTTCTCCACCAATTAAGTTATCACAAGAAACTGGTTATGATGAGTTTGGAAGAGAATGTGATAGAGATGCAAACCCTTCTGTCATAATTGCCTCCTCTGAAGATCCATCTCCAACACATGGAACAAATACTGATCTTGACCAACATCCAAGCTCGAGTGACTCATCCCTTTCTGTTTTCAGGCTTTCAACTGATACCAACCTTGAACCTCCCTACGGTCTCTTGAACGATCAGCCTGGGACAATTGCTCTCCGTAGTGTACATAGCATAAGCTCAGATGAGACAATAGGAGATACAAAAATCCCTCCATTAGATGCTCCTGCAGCCTATTTTTCTTACGAAGGCAGTGTATCATCCTTCGATGGAATTGAGGATCAAGCTCCTCCCCTTTATCCTCAGAGACGACTGCATGATCAGATGAGGAATTTCTCATCACTTGAAAAAGATCACGCCATGGAATGCAAGAAGTTGCATCAGTATGAATTGCCTGAAGATAGAAGATATGGCTATCCTGTGAGAATCCCGTATCGAAAAACTGAGCATCGTTCTGGACTCTCTACTCATCCAAACAACTACCGTTCTTTTGACTATGGAAGCACATCCACTTGTGGATGCAACGACTTGAACCACAATCGGAGGAACTTTGATGTAGTCAACCGAGTCCAGTATGCTGAAGACAAAAAAATGGAACTCCTTGAAATGATCAATGAACTGCAAGATCAGCTTAATGATATTCACGTACCAATGGAAAATGTAAGAGGGAAGTTAACAAACGGAGGATGTAATACAAATAGAGAGCGTAGACCCCCATTTTACGATCCCATATTAGCTGCAGAAACATATTCTAGATGTGAAGTCCATTCTCGCAAGTGCCAGATCTCGCGAACGGCCTTTTCAGCCGAGTCCCCTTACAGTAGACATCAAGCTGATCCTCGGACTAGGAATTATTCTGCTGAGTTACCTCCATGCCAAATGGGTCGCAACTATCGTCGGCCTAGCCGTTCAGGCCCCCAGAATTTCTACAGGTCCGATTCTTCGCTATTGAGCTCTGATTGGAAATATGACGACATttgtcataaaaataataatgtcatGAAGAATCTCATTAAGGACAGGCTTCACTCGGGTAAGAAGCAGGTTCGACCGACAGTTGGAGGAGCCCCTTTCGTTGTTTGTTATCATTGCACAAAGTTGCTACAATTGCCCACAGATTTTGTGGTTTTCAAGAATAAGAAATCTCATCGGCTGAGATGCGGTTCTTGCTCGCATGTACTGAGGTTTTCCTTTGAGAATGATAATTGCATGCTTCCTAAGATCCAGAGCCCTTCCGGTGTGGTTGCACCACCACCTAGTGAAGTTAATGTGCAAAGTGGGGTTCGCTCTTATGCAGAATCCACACGTATTCGTATTCGGGCAACCAAAAAATTCTCAACTGGCGCTGAGTTTGAAGAGTCGAGAGCAATTTCGCCAGTGGTGGAAAGATCCAGAAATGTAAACGAAAAAGGAGTGCCATCGACCAATATTGAGAAAGCAAAGCCAGCATCAAGCTCGACTCTTCATAAACTCATGGGATATTCTTCTCCAAGCCAAGTGTTCTTCCGTGGAAAGAGTACTCGTCTGAAACAAACCCTTTCATAA